Proteins from a genomic interval of Youhaiella tibetensis:
- the rpsT gene encoding 30S ribosomal protein S20, protein MANTPSAKKATRKIEARTAINKSRRSRMRTFLRKVEEAIASGNKTAANEALKAAQPELQRAATNGIVHKNLADRKVSRLNNRIKALA, encoded by the coding sequence ATGGCCAATACCCCGTCGGCTAAGAAGGCCACCCGCAAGATCGAAGCCCGCACGGCCATCAACAAGTCGCGCCGTTCGCGCATGCGGACCTTCCTGCGCAAGGTCGAGGAAGCCATCGCTTCGGGCAACAAGACTGCCGCCAACGAAGCTCTCAAGGCTGCGCAGCCGGAACTGCAGCGCGCCGCGACCAACGGCATCGTTCACAAGAACCTGGCCGACCGCAAGGTGTCGCGCCTGAACAACCGCATCAAGGCCCTGGCCTGA
- the mutM gene encoding bifunctional DNA-formamidopyrimidine glycosylase/DNA-(apurinic or apyrimidinic site) lyase — MPELPEVETVRAGLAPYVEGAQILKVTLNRKDLRFPFPDGFAAALQGQTILRAARRAKYLLFPLSGGSTLLSHLGMTGSYRFVEFSYKDPSRYYEPPPGEKHDHVAFHLRHPSQGELHLIYADARRFGFMELFEREEDSPYLKDLGPEPLSNAFNAGQLATRLAGRKAPIKASLLDQRVVAGIGNIYASEALHRAHIRPDCPSGALVDGSSRLDDLVFGVRTVLTEAVEAGGSTLKDFRNAEGGSGYFQHRFSVYDREGEPCPTPLCSGTIARIVQSGRSSFFCPVCQKGA; from the coding sequence ATGCCCGAATTGCCTGAAGTCGAAACCGTCCGCGCCGGGCTTGCGCCCTATGTCGAGGGTGCGCAGATTCTCAAGGTGACGCTCAATCGCAAGGACCTGCGCTTCCCGTTTCCCGATGGCTTTGCCGCAGCTCTCCAAGGCCAGACCATCCTGCGGGCCGCGCGCCGCGCCAAGTACCTGCTCTTTCCCCTTTCGGGCGGCAGCACGCTCCTCAGCCACCTGGGCATGACCGGCAGCTACCGGTTCGTCGAGTTCTCCTACAAGGACCCGAGCCGCTATTACGAGCCGCCTCCGGGCGAGAAGCACGATCACGTCGCCTTCCACTTGCGTCACCCAAGTCAGGGCGAGTTGCACCTTATATATGCCGACGCGCGCCGCTTCGGCTTCATGGAGCTCTTCGAGCGCGAGGAGGACAGTCCCTACCTCAAGGATCTCGGGCCCGAGCCGCTCTCCAATGCCTTCAACGCCGGCCAGCTTGCCACCCGCCTTGCCGGGCGCAAGGCGCCGATCAAGGCGTCCCTCCTCGATCAGCGCGTCGTGGCGGGTATCGGCAATATCTATGCCTCCGAGGCCCTGCACCGCGCCCACATCCGCCCAGACTGCCCGTCGGGCGCCCTCGTGGACGGCTCCAGCCGGCTCGACGATCTCGTCTTCGGCGTGCGCACCGTGCTGACAGAGGCGGTCGAGGCGGGCGGCTCGACGCTTAAGGATTTCCGCAACGCCGAGGGCGGTTCGGGTTATTTCCAGCACCGGTTCTCCGTCTACGACCGGGAGGGCGAACCCTGTCCCACCCCGCTTTGCAGCGGCACGATTGCGCGCATCGTGCAGTCCGGACGCTCGAGCTTTTTCTGCCCGGTCTGCCAGAAGGGCGCCTAG